One genomic window of Hippocampus zosterae strain Florida chromosome 12, ASM2543408v3, whole genome shotgun sequence includes the following:
- the hpxa gene encoding hemopexin → MDAVTVSEEGMPFFFKGRYLFKGFHGKAELLKGSFPELDDAEHPLGHLDAAFRMHYDNASDHDHLYFFVGDKVYAYYKHKLEEGFPKPISEVFPGIPDHLDAAVVCPEPDCEENEVIFFKEHEIYHFHVGNRAVEHREFKTMANCTSAFRYMEHYYCFHGHQFSKFDPKTGEVHGRYPKEARDFFMRCSNYSEESDMVERERCSHVHLDAITSDDVGNLYAFRGHHFLQRDGNNDTVKADTIEASFKELHSEVDAVFSYENHLYMMKDNDLYVYMVSEPHTLLEGYPKTVKEVLGLEGPIDAAFVCQDEHVAHVIKGDHIYDVDLKKSPHEATNERPLSVLKKVDAAMCDPHGVRVIVGNHFYHFNSLALFVAGRDVPEQHRVSMDLFGCDH, encoded by the exons ATGGACGCGGTGACGGTGAGCGAGGAGGGGATGCCTTTCTTCTTCAAGGGCCGCTACCTGTTCAAGGGCTTCCACGGCAAGGCGGAGCTCCTCAAGGGCTCCTTCCCCGAACTGGACGACGCCGAGCATCCCCTGGGGCACCTGGACGCCGCTTTCCGCATGCACTACGACAACGCCAGCGACCACGACCACCTCTACTTCTTCGTG GGCGACAAGGTGTACGCCTACTACAAGCACAAGTTGGAGGAGGGCTTCCCCAAGCCCATCTCGGAGGTCTTCCCGGGCATCCCGGACCACCTGGACGCCGCCGTGGTGTGCCCCGAGCCGGACTGCGAGGAGAACGAAGTCATCTTCTTCAAGG AACACGAGATCTACCACTTCCACGTGGGCAACCGGGCGGtggagcaccgagagttcaagacCATGGCCAACTGCACCTCGGCCTTCCGCTACATGGAGCACTACTACTGCTTCCACGGACACCAGTTCTCCAAGTTCGATCCCAAGACCGGAGAGGTGCACGGCCGCTACCCCAAGGAGGCCCGCGACTTCTTCATGCGCTGCTCCAACTACA GCGAGGAAAGCGACATGGTGGAGCGAGAGAGATGCAGCCACGTTCACCTGGACGCCATCACCTCCGACGACGTGGGCAACTTGTACGCCTTCAGAG GTCATCACTTCCTGCAGAGGGACGGCAACAACGACACGGTGAAGGCCGACACCATCGAGGCGTCCTTCAAAGAGCTTCACAGCGAGGTGGACGCCGTCTTCTCCTACGAGAACCACCTCTACATGATGAAG GACAACGACCTGTACGTGTACATGGTCAGCGAGCCTCACACCTTGCTGGAAGGCTACCCCAAAACGGTCAAGGAGGTTCTGGGTCTGGAGGGTCCCATTGACGCCGCCTTCGTCTGCCAGGACGAGCACGTCGCTCACGTCATCAAAG GCGATCACATCTACGACGTGGACCTGAAGAAATCCCCTCACGAGGCCACCAACGAGCGGCCCTTGTCGGTGCTCAAAAAGGTGGACGCCGCCATGTGCGACCCTCACGGCGTGCGCGTGATCGTCGGAAATCACTTCTACCACTTCAACTCCCTGGCGCTCTTTGTGGCCGGCCGCGACGTCCCGGAGCAGCACCGGGTGTCCATGGACCTGTTCGGCTGCGACCACTGA